The genome window AGTCCGTGGCCCCAGATCAAGGGAAATCGATGGCGCGATATAGCGATTCTTGGACCAGACGTAATCGGTCGGATCATCCGCATCAGACGCCATGCCGTTGATGCGGAAAGCGGCTTTGCCATTTTCCGACTGCAGCGGACGACCAAAGTCGAAAGTCGCCTGGCGATAACCATAGCTGCCCACCGTAAAGCCTACCTGGTTAAACGCATCGCTACGCGGGCGTTTGCTCACCATATTGACGATGCCGCCCGGCTGCATCTGCCCGAAATTAATCGAGGCCGGCCCTTTTACAATCTCGATGCTCTCGACGCCATACACTTCCTGCGCGATCCAGTTACTCTGGCCGAGCTTGAGCCCATCGACATATATAGACTCCGACGCACGTTGTCCGCGGATTGAAAAATCATCCCAGCCACGGCGACCGAAGCCACCGGACGATACCCCCGCCGTGCTTTGTATCGCTTCGTTCAAGGAAGTTACCTGTCGCGAATCCAGGTATTCACGCGTCAACACGGAAATGGATTGCGGCGTTTCGAAAAGCGGCTTGTCGGATTTCGTACTTGAAACCGCCTTTTGGGCGGTAAAGCCAAAGTCCTGGCTACTGGTTACCTCCACTGCAGGCAGGGTATTTTCTGCTGTGCCGGGGGTAAGTTGTTGCGCCAGTACAGATGTTAGGGAGAGGGAAGAAAGCGCAAGAACGGCGAAACGCACTGCGGCGACTTCGGGACGAAGCCGGTGGAAAGTAGGCATGGGAAGCAGTTAAATGAGAATGATAAACGTTATCATTATGTGCGGAGAGCCTTACCCTGTCCAACTATTTGCAATACCCTGTTGTAGGAATCCACATAAATCCTGCGTTCGTCCCTTCCCACGGGAGGAACGCATAATATGATGGTGACGCTGATTCGCACGCAGCAAAAAGCCCATGCAATGCACGGGCTTTTTGTTTTGAAATACGGCTACAGCTTGTGACAATCGAATTGTTTACTTCGCCTTGGTCAAGGTCGTGTAGCTGGTAATCAGATTGCGATAATCCGGAATGTGGTTAGAGAACAGCGTACCCAGGCCTTCGATATCGTTGCGCCAGTCACGGTGCAATTCACAAGCGACACCAAACCAGCTCATCAACTGCGCACCCGCTTGCGACATGCGATCCCAGGCTGCGTCGCGGGTAATTTCATTGAAGGTGCCGGAAGCGTCGGTGACGACAAAGACTTCATAACCTTCCGCCAATGCCGACAAGGCCGGGAATGCGACACAGACTTCGGTCACCACACCGGCGATGAGCAATTGCTTTTTGCCGGTCGCCTTGATTGCCTTCACGAAGTCTTCGTTATCCCAGGCATTGATCTGGCCCGGACGGGCGATGTACGGCGCGTCGGGAAATTGCGCTTTCAGTTCCGGCATCAGCGGGCCGTTTGGTCCGTCTTCGAAGCTGGTGGTCAGGATGGTCGGCAATTTGAAGTAGGCAGCGAGGTCGCTCAGCGCCAGTACATTGTTTTTGAATTTGTCCGGATCGATATCGCGTACCAGCGATAGCAAACCGGCCTGGTGATCCACCAGTAGAACGGCGACATCATTTTTATCAAGACGGGTGTATGGCTTGCTCATGGCTATTGCTCCTTTAAATTAAGAATCTGTCTGGTTGTGCTCGGTTCGTTCCGGCCACAGACGAACAATAATTCTTAAGACAAAAGCGCGATAGATAGCAATTTTTACTCTTAGCGTCCTATTTAAGGAACGATCACTTTTTCGATGAAACTGCCTTACAGGGATTCCAGCAAGCGCGGCCCGCTACCCTGCTCGGACAATTGATCACCCGGATTGCGCAAACCACAGTGCTCTATCGAGAGGCAGCCACAACCTATGCACTGGTCCAGCTGGTCACGCAATTGCATCATTTTTGCAATACGCAAATCCAGTTCCGCGCGCCAGCCGGCCGACAGTCGCGCCCAGTCATCAATGGTCGGTGACCGGCCTTGCGGCAAGCTTGCCAATGCCGTGGCGATCGATGCCAGTGGAATGCCTGCGCGCTGCGCCACCTTGATCACAGCCACGCGACGCAAGACATCACGCGCATAACGACGCTGGTTGCCGGCATTGCGCCGACTCGCGATCAAGCCCTTGGCCTCATAGAAGTGAATGGCGGATACCGCGACGCCGCTACGCGCCGCGACTTCGCCGACCGTCATTTCCATGTGGATGTGTTCTTTGTCGATTTTTTTCATCGCGCCTATTGACCTCAAGTTAAGTTGAGGTTTTACACTATTTTCACATTACGAGGCAAGCCCGGAAGCGAATGAATGCGAACCGATGGCACATGCAATTATTTCTTTTTAACTGTATGCATATACAGTATATTATCAGCGCGCTGATTATTTGGCGCTTCATCTAAAACGACGCACAACAGCATTTGGAGGTTCGATGTCCGCACTGTTACCAGCCCTTGCAACTGGAGAATTAACCAGAACGAATGAAAAAATTAATGTTGCGCTGATTTACGGCAGCATCCGAGAAGGACGTTACTGCGACATCGTGGCGAACTGGGCTTGCGCGCAAGTCCGCAAGCACCCGCAATTCGCACTGGAGATCGTGGATCCGGCAAAACTATCCTTGCAGCCGCAACTGGATCGCAAAGAGAGCGTCGACTTGGATGTCTTGCGCGCCTGCCTCGACCGTGCCGACGCCTTCATCGTGATTACGCC of Janthinobacterium sp. Marseille contains these proteins:
- the ycaC gene encoding isochorismate family cysteine hydrolase YcaC codes for the protein MSKPYTRLDKNDVAVLLVDHQAGLLSLVRDIDPDKFKNNVLALSDLAAYFKLPTILTTSFEDGPNGPLMPELKAQFPDAPYIARPGQINAWDNEDFVKAIKATGKKQLLIAGVVTEVCVAFPALSALAEGYEVFVVTDASGTFNEITRDAAWDRMSQAGAQLMSWFGVACELHRDWRNDIEGLGTLFSNHIPDYRNLITSYTTLTKAK
- the soxR gene encoding redox-sensitive transcriptional activator SoxR; translated protein: MKKIDKEHIHMEMTVGEVAARSGVAVSAIHFYEAKGLIASRRNAGNQRRYARDVLRRVAVIKVAQRAGIPLASIATALASLPQGRSPTIDDWARLSAGWRAELDLRIAKMMQLRDQLDQCIGCGCLSIEHCGLRNPGDQLSEQGSGPRLLESL